The Penaeus vannamei isolate JL-2024 chromosome 13, ASM4276789v1, whole genome shotgun sequence genome window below encodes:
- the LOC113818679 gene encoding uncharacterized protein isoform X3 → MEKQISCAICFEIFASGEREPVMLPECGHTVCRHCLANLHEVMCPFCKKYHTGKPVGDLPVNYALLGVADMYERKSLPLEQTTIDAINERSLILSKVYLALKHSLTMDEGSRCRNVYSKKLYDILRGGGSISELEDLKMQMSPPDDMGANSAEKRKRRGLAMETVCCLALNSDGRKAKIGWEDGNLNLCALCDADDIDAHIILKMADVLPLVPRENPTVFMDMATATGKVGRIYIKVWSHLRRGQHFLALCRGHLGYSFRESSFLNLIKHEEIPCLTGGFYLTENGPVGEALMDDLQWDEGHQWPGRKGLVIGWKCQEVEHQTTFAIVLENSSVSFPCCFGEVVSGMSVVEKIAARRLVAEPKIVEVGIVIPEFVTDHQL, encoded by the exons ATGGAAAAACAGATCAGCTGTGCCATATGCTTCGAGATATTCGCAAGTGGAGAAAGGGAACCTGTGATGTTACCTGAATGTGGTCATACCGTTTGCAGGCATTGCCTTGCCAATCTCCATGAGGTGATGTGCCCCTTCTGCAAGAAATACCACACCGGGAAACCTGTAGGAGACTTGCCAGTAAACTACGCTCTTTTAGGAGTAGCAGATATGTAC GAGAGAAAGAGCTTGCCACTCGAGCAAACGACAATCGATGCTATAAACGAGAGGTCGCTCATTCTAAGCAAGGTCTACTTAGCCTTAAAGCATTCCTTGACCATGGATGAGGGAAGCCGTTGCCGAAACGTCTACTCAAAGAAACTGTATGATATTCTTAGAGGTGGAGGATCCATCTCAGAACTCGAAGACCTTAAGATGCAGATGTCTCCCCCTGACGACATGGGAGCCAACTCTGCTGAGAAAAGGAAGCGAAGAGGCCTAGCTATGGAGACTGTGTGTTGCCTTGCCCTGAACAGCGATGGCCGGAAAGCGAAAATCGGCTGGGAGGACGGAAACCTCAATCTTTGCGCTTTATGTGATGCGGATGATATTGACGCTCACATCATCTTGAAG ATGGCTGATGTCCTTCCGCTGGTCCCGCGTGAAAACCCAACGGTATTCATGGACATGGCCACCGCAACCGGCAAAGTGGGCCGCATCTACATCAAGGTTTGGTCTCACTTGCGGCGCGGCCAGCATTTCCTAGCGTTATGTCGGGGTCATCTCGGCTACTCGTTCAGGGAATCATCATTTTTGAACCTCATAAAGCATGAGGAAATTCCATGCCTTACTGGAGGCTTTTATTTGACGGAAAATGGCCCCGTTGGCGAGGCGCTGATGGATGATCTTCAGTGGGACGAAGGACACCAATGGCCGGGGCGCAAGGGTTTAGTTATTGGCTGGAAATGCCAAGAAGTAGAGCATCAAACTACCTTTGCTATAGTACTGGAGAACTCTTCCGTTTCTTTTCCCTGCTGTTTTGGCGAGGTTGTTTCCGGAATGTCAGTCGTAGAGAAGATTGCTGCAAGACGCTTGGTGGCGGAGCCAAAAATTGTGGAAGTGGGGATAGTGATTCCTGAGTTCGTCACTGATCATCAGCTGTAA
- the LOC113818679 gene encoding uncharacterized protein isoform X1: MEKQISCAICFEIFASGEREPVMLPECGHTVCRHCLANLHEVMCPFCKKYHTGKPVGDLPVNYALLGVADMYVSKVKVKERKSLPLEQTTIDAINERSLILSKVYLALKHSLTMDEGSRCRNVYSKKLYDILRGGGSISELEDLKMQMSPPDDMGANSAEKRKRRGLAMETVCCLALNSDGRKAKIGWEDGNLNLCALCDADDIDAHIILKMADVLPLVPRENPTVFMDMATATGKVGRIYIKVWSHLRRGQHFLALCRGHLGYSFRESSFLNLIKHEEIPCLTGGFYLTENGPVGEALMDDLQWDEGHQWPGRKGLVIGWKCQEVEHQTTFAIVLENSSVSFPCCFGEVVSGMSVVEKIAARRLVAEPKIVEVGIVIPEFVTDHQL; the protein is encoded by the exons ATGGAAAAACAGATCAGCTGTGCCATATGCTTCGAGATATTCGCAAGTGGAGAAAGGGAACCTGTGATGTTACCTGAATGTGGTCATACCGTTTGCAGGCATTGCCTTGCCAATCTCCATGAGGTGATGTGCCCCTTCTGCAAGAAATACCACACCGGGAAACCTGTAGGAGACTTGCCAGTAAACTACGCTCTTTTAGGAGTAGCAGATATGTACGTAAgtaaggtaaaggtaaag GAGAGAAAGAGCTTGCCACTCGAGCAAACGACAATCGATGCTATAAACGAGAGGTCGCTCATTCTAAGCAAGGTCTACTTAGCCTTAAAGCATTCCTTGACCATGGATGAGGGAAGCCGTTGCCGAAACGTCTACTCAAAGAAACTGTATGATATTCTTAGAGGTGGAGGATCCATCTCAGAACTCGAAGACCTTAAGATGCAGATGTCTCCCCCTGACGACATGGGAGCCAACTCTGCTGAGAAAAGGAAGCGAAGAGGCCTAGCTATGGAGACTGTGTGTTGCCTTGCCCTGAACAGCGATGGCCGGAAAGCGAAAATCGGCTGGGAGGACGGAAACCTCAATCTTTGCGCTTTATGTGATGCGGATGATATTGACGCTCACATCATCTTGAAG ATGGCTGATGTCCTTCCGCTGGTCCCGCGTGAAAACCCAACGGTATTCATGGACATGGCCACCGCAACCGGCAAAGTGGGCCGCATCTACATCAAGGTTTGGTCTCACTTGCGGCGCGGCCAGCATTTCCTAGCGTTATGTCGGGGTCATCTCGGCTACTCGTTCAGGGAATCATCATTTTTGAACCTCATAAAGCATGAGGAAATTCCATGCCTTACTGGAGGCTTTTATTTGACGGAAAATGGCCCCGTTGGCGAGGCGCTGATGGATGATCTTCAGTGGGACGAAGGACACCAATGGCCGGGGCGCAAGGGTTTAGTTATTGGCTGGAAATGCCAAGAAGTAGAGCATCAAACTACCTTTGCTATAGTACTGGAGAACTCTTCCGTTTCTTTTCCCTGCTGTTTTGGCGAGGTTGTTTCCGGAATGTCAGTCGTAGAGAAGATTGCTGCAAGACGCTTGGTGGCGGAGCCAAAAATTGTGGAAGTGGGGATAGTGATTCCTGAGTTCGTCACTGATCATCAGCTGTAA
- the LOC113818679 gene encoding uncharacterized protein isoform X2, which yields MEKQISCAICFEIFASGEREPVMLPECGHTVCRHCLANLHEVMCPFCKKYHTGKPVGDLPVNYALLGVADMYVSKERKSLPLEQTTIDAINERSLILSKVYLALKHSLTMDEGSRCRNVYSKKLYDILRGGGSISELEDLKMQMSPPDDMGANSAEKRKRRGLAMETVCCLALNSDGRKAKIGWEDGNLNLCALCDADDIDAHIILKMADVLPLVPRENPTVFMDMATATGKVGRIYIKVWSHLRRGQHFLALCRGHLGYSFRESSFLNLIKHEEIPCLTGGFYLTENGPVGEALMDDLQWDEGHQWPGRKGLVIGWKCQEVEHQTTFAIVLENSSVSFPCCFGEVVSGMSVVEKIAARRLVAEPKIVEVGIVIPEFVTDHQL from the exons ATGGAAAAACAGATCAGCTGTGCCATATGCTTCGAGATATTCGCAAGTGGAGAAAGGGAACCTGTGATGTTACCTGAATGTGGTCATACCGTTTGCAGGCATTGCCTTGCCAATCTCCATGAGGTGATGTGCCCCTTCTGCAAGAAATACCACACCGGGAAACCTGTAGGAGACTTGCCAGTAAACTACGCTCTTTTAGGAGTAGCAGATATGTACGTAAgtaag GAGAGAAAGAGCTTGCCACTCGAGCAAACGACAATCGATGCTATAAACGAGAGGTCGCTCATTCTAAGCAAGGTCTACTTAGCCTTAAAGCATTCCTTGACCATGGATGAGGGAAGCCGTTGCCGAAACGTCTACTCAAAGAAACTGTATGATATTCTTAGAGGTGGAGGATCCATCTCAGAACTCGAAGACCTTAAGATGCAGATGTCTCCCCCTGACGACATGGGAGCCAACTCTGCTGAGAAAAGGAAGCGAAGAGGCCTAGCTATGGAGACTGTGTGTTGCCTTGCCCTGAACAGCGATGGCCGGAAAGCGAAAATCGGCTGGGAGGACGGAAACCTCAATCTTTGCGCTTTATGTGATGCGGATGATATTGACGCTCACATCATCTTGAAG ATGGCTGATGTCCTTCCGCTGGTCCCGCGTGAAAACCCAACGGTATTCATGGACATGGCCACCGCAACCGGCAAAGTGGGCCGCATCTACATCAAGGTTTGGTCTCACTTGCGGCGCGGCCAGCATTTCCTAGCGTTATGTCGGGGTCATCTCGGCTACTCGTTCAGGGAATCATCATTTTTGAACCTCATAAAGCATGAGGAAATTCCATGCCTTACTGGAGGCTTTTATTTGACGGAAAATGGCCCCGTTGGCGAGGCGCTGATGGATGATCTTCAGTGGGACGAAGGACACCAATGGCCGGGGCGCAAGGGTTTAGTTATTGGCTGGAAATGCCAAGAAGTAGAGCATCAAACTACCTTTGCTATAGTACTGGAGAACTCTTCCGTTTCTTTTCCCTGCTGTTTTGGCGAGGTTGTTTCCGGAATGTCAGTCGTAGAGAAGATTGCTGCAAGACGCTTGGTGGCGGAGCCAAAAATTGTGGAAGTGGGGATAGTGATTCCTGAGTTCGTCACTGATCATCAGCTGTAA